From a region of the Desulfobacterales bacterium genome:
- the rpmF gene encoding 50S ribosomal protein L32, producing MAVPKHKVSKSKRDKRRTHQKTEAPNVSKCPQCGEVKMPHRACPECGTYKGRTVTETKE from the coding sequence ATGGCAGTACCCAAACACAAGGTATCAAAATCCAAACGAGATAAACGGCGCACCCATCAGAAAACCGAGGCGCCGAATGTGTCAAAATGCCCGCAATGCGGAGAGGTCAAAATGCCGCACCGGGCGTGCCCCGAATGCGGAACATACAAAGGTCGGACCGTTACTGAAACAAAGGAATGA